A stretch of Myroides oncorhynchi DNA encodes these proteins:
- a CDS encoding Mrp/NBP35 family ATP-binding protein: MKLDRKEILKALETITLAGEGKNMVESGAVSNVMTFGDEVVVDLVLSTPALHIKKRAEVDVMKVIHDQVYDKAKVKVNIKVEAPEKPEIKGKAIPGIKNIVAISSGKGGVGKSTITANLAASLANMGFKVGILDADIYGPSMPIMFDVEGAKPISVEVDGRSKMKPVSSYGVEILSIGFFTKGDQAIIWRGPMAAKALNQMIFDADWGELDFLLLDLPPGTGDIHLSIMQSLPITGAVVVSTPQAVALADAKKGVSMFMSESINVPVLGIVENMAYFTPEELPNNKYYIFGENGAKNLAADLDVPFLGEVPIVQSIREAGDYGRPAALQNDSIISKVFEDLSRNVVEQVVLRNESLPATEAIKITTMAGCSSVVKK; encoded by the coding sequence ATGAAATTAGATAGAAAAGAAATCCTTAAAGCATTAGAGACGATTACTCTAGCTGGTGAAGGGAAAAATATGGTAGAGAGTGGAGCTGTAAGTAATGTAATGACTTTCGGAGACGAGGTAGTAGTGGACTTAGTATTAAGCACTCCAGCTTTACACATAAAGAAAAGAGCAGAAGTTGACGTGATGAAAGTGATTCACGATCAAGTGTATGACAAAGCAAAAGTAAAAGTAAATATAAAAGTTGAAGCTCCTGAAAAACCTGAGATAAAAGGAAAAGCTATACCAGGTATTAAAAATATAGTAGCTATCTCATCAGGGAAGGGTGGAGTAGGAAAGTCTACAATAACAGCTAACCTTGCAGCGAGTCTTGCTAATATGGGCTTTAAAGTTGGTATACTAGATGCAGATATCTATGGACCATCGATGCCTATTATGTTTGATGTCGAAGGAGCAAAACCTATTTCTGTAGAAGTAGATGGACGTTCTAAGATGAAGCCTGTTTCTTCTTATGGAGTCGAGATTCTTTCTATTGGATTCTTTACTAAAGGGGATCAAGCTATTATATGGAGAGGACCGATGGCAGCTAAGGCATTGAATCAGATGATTTTTGATGCTGATTGGGGTGAATTAGACTTTTTACTTTTAGATTTACCTCCTGGTACAGGGGATATTCACTTATCTATTATGCAGTCTCTACCTATTACTGGAGCTGTAGTGGTATCTACACCACAGGCAGTAGCACTTGCTGATGCTAAGAAAGGAGTATCTATGTTTATGTCAGAGAGTATTAACGTACCTGTCTTAGGTATTGTTGAGAATATGGCATATTTCACACCAGAAGAATTACCAAATAACAAGTATTATATCTTTGGAGAGAATGGAGCTAAGAATCTAGCAGCAGATTTGGATGTTCCTTTCTTAGGTGAGGTACCTATTGTACAAAGTATTCGTGAAGCAGGTGATTATGGTCGCCCTGCAGCTTTACAGAATGATTCGATTATTTCAAAAGTATTCGAAGATTTAAGTAGAAATGTAGTTGAGCAAGTTGTACTGCGTAATGAGTCATTACCAGCTACAGAGGCTATTAAAATTACAACAATGGCTGGATGTTCATCAGTTGTAAAAAAATAA
- a CDS encoding TolC family protein produces MSKSWCLLWSLLFSIVCFSQQKWTLQDCVDYGKENSLKLMVSALQAKVIEQQKQSVASYYLPDVTFNGNQSYNFGSAIDPNTNSRVSSNMQSTRASLDAAITLFDYGNFIQHKKELLNIDYAKLDEAEVLFQYQTAILEIFYEIIGSQSFLGIQEQQLINSKANLERVQKEVDAGAKPKSDFYDIEFIYHNETISIKQTENTLYNQKLRLLHLLNHDGLDVESFSVVQTEESIAQSTVYEFNPVLEKNRLKQQLLEQEKKLIMSKNLPRLVGNYQYGSFYSKPFNSDIELRTNSFSKQMGDNKSQYVSFGLSIPVFQGGNVRRQLRVKNEELRLNTLKIKESEVNLANQVNELEEEIKQLESIAKQLHKSIEMSEKSFGTTQAKYENGQVDIFSFNSAKNQLLNSQFAIIKNEYNRSFMKNKLRLYNTNSL; encoded by the coding sequence ATGAGTAAGAGTTGGTGTTTATTATGGAGTTTATTGTTCAGCATAGTTTGTTTTTCACAACAAAAATGGACATTACAAGACTGTGTGGATTACGGTAAAGAGAATAGTTTAAAACTGATGGTTTCAGCCTTACAAGCAAAAGTAATCGAACAGCAAAAGCAGAGTGTAGCGTCTTATTACTTGCCAGACGTAACATTCAATGGCAATCAGAGTTACAATTTCGGTTCTGCCATAGATCCTAATACGAATAGTCGTGTGAGTTCTAATATGCAATCTACAAGAGCCTCTTTAGATGCTGCTATAACATTGTTTGATTATGGTAATTTTATTCAGCATAAAAAAGAATTATTAAATATAGATTATGCAAAATTAGATGAGGCTGAAGTGCTGTTTCAATATCAAACTGCAATATTAGAGATATTCTATGAAATAATTGGTTCACAATCTTTTTTAGGAATTCAAGAACAACAGTTAATTAATAGTAAAGCTAATCTTGAACGTGTACAAAAAGAAGTTGACGCTGGCGCTAAGCCTAAAAGTGATTTTTATGATATTGAATTTATTTATCACAATGAGACTATAAGTATTAAACAAACTGAAAATACACTATATAATCAAAAGCTGAGATTGCTTCATTTGCTGAACCATGACGGATTAGATGTAGAAAGCTTTAGTGTGGTACAAACGGAGGAATCTATTGCACAATCGACAGTTTATGAATTCAATCCTGTATTGGAAAAAAACCGATTAAAACAGCAACTTTTAGAACAGGAGAAAAAACTTATTATGTCTAAAAATTTACCTCGACTAGTAGGTAATTATCAGTACGGGTCTTTCTATTCTAAACCATTTAATAGTGATATCGAATTACGTACAAATTCGTTTTCAAAACAGATGGGCGATAACAAAAGTCAGTATGTTAGTTTTGGTCTAAGTATACCTGTTTTTCAAGGGGGGAATGTACGAAGACAGTTGCGTGTGAAGAATGAAGAATTGCGCTTAAATACCTTGAAAATAAAGGAAAGTGAAGTTAATCTAGCAAATCAAGTTAATGAACTAGAAGAAGAAATAAAACAACTTGAAAGTATTGCAAAACAGCTGCATAAAAGTATTGAAATGTCTGAGAAATCATTTGGTACAACACAAGCGAAATATGAGAATGGACAAGTGGATATATTTTCTTTTAATTCAGCAAAAAACCAATTGCTAAATTCCCAATTTGCAATTATAAAAAACGAATACAATCGATCTTTTATGAAAAATAAATTAAGGCTTTATAATACAAATTCATTATAG
- a CDS encoding S9 family peptidase, giving the protein MKKIFLFALSLASLSAFSQEVMTKELLWKLGRVSPVGVTKDGKNLIYKVSHANMTEDKFDSKTYQIPVSGGTPVEITDYKHLLSDKNVSPDGKMILSHEAVKINKILGKDIYPTMEKSDAYVYDGLDYRHWDTWNDGTHNHVLYAPTDNKDAKVDILGNEPYDAPQKPFGGDEDYTWTPDGKGIIYVSKKKFGTEYAISTNTDLYLYDLATKQTKNLTEENKGYDTHPTYSPEGHLTWLQMKRDGYEADKNDIIVDYHGIKMNLTAGWDGTVDSYKWSKDGKKIYFIAAVGGTVQLFEVNFPGRTRIAITVRQITDGNFDVNSIVDITGDVALVTRTDFNHASEVYAYNMAKKTWNQVTKVNNEAYSKIALSKSEKRIVKTVDGKDMVTWVVYPPNFDPNKKYPTLLYAQGGPQSALSQFYSFRWNFQLMAAEGYIIVAPNRRGMPGHGVEWNEAISKDWAGKPMQDYLAAIDDVAKEKYVDRDRLGAVGASYGGYSVFYLAGIHENRFKSFISHCGVFDLVSMYGTTEEVFFPNFDTGGAYWEKDNKDAQNAITNFNPINNVDKWNTPILIIQGGKDYRVPIGQGQEAFQAAQLRGVKSRFLYLPDENHWVVRPQNAQVWQGEFFRWLKETL; this is encoded by the coding sequence ATGAAAAAAATATTCTTATTTGCTTTAAGCTTAGCAAGTTTATCCGCTTTTTCTCAAGAAGTGATGACTAAAGAGCTTCTTTGGAAATTAGGTAGAGTAAGCCCTGTAGGTGTTACTAAAGACGGAAAAAACTTAATCTACAAAGTTAGCCATGCTAACATGACTGAGGATAAGTTTGATTCTAAGACTTATCAAATTCCTGTAAGTGGTGGTACACCTGTTGAAATAACTGATTATAAACACTTACTAAGTGATAAAAATGTTTCTCCAGATGGGAAGATGATTTTATCACATGAGGCAGTGAAAATCAATAAAATACTTGGAAAGGATATTTATCCTACTATGGAAAAATCGGATGCTTATGTGTATGATGGTTTAGACTATAGACATTGGGACACATGGAACGATGGTACACATAACCATGTATTATATGCTCCTACGGATAATAAAGATGCGAAGGTAGACATCTTAGGTAACGAGCCTTATGATGCACCTCAGAAACCTTTTGGGGGAGATGAAGATTATACTTGGACTCCTGATGGCAAAGGAATTATTTATGTTTCTAAAAAGAAGTTTGGTACTGAGTATGCTATAAGTACTAATACGGATTTATATTTATACGACTTAGCGACTAAACAAACTAAGAACTTAACAGAAGAAAATAAAGGATATGATACTCATCCTACTTACTCTCCTGAAGGACACCTTACTTGGTTGCAAATGAAACGCGATGGTTATGAAGCTGATAAAAATGATATTATTGTAGACTATCATGGCATTAAGATGAATCTTACTGCAGGATGGGATGGTACTGTGGATAGCTATAAGTGGAGTAAAGATGGCAAAAAGATTTACTTCATAGCAGCAGTAGGTGGTACTGTGCAGTTATTTGAGGTTAACTTCCCAGGAAGGACTAGAATAGCTATCACTGTTAGACAAATTACTGATGGTAATTTTGATGTGAATAGCATTGTTGATATTACTGGAGATGTTGCTCTAGTGACGCGTACGGATTTTAACCATGCTTCTGAGGTATATGCTTATAATATGGCTAAGAAGACTTGGAATCAAGTGACTAAAGTGAATAATGAAGCTTATTCTAAGATTGCATTGAGCAAGAGTGAGAAGAGAATCGTGAAGACTGTAGATGGTAAAGACATGGTTACTTGGGTAGTATATCCACCTAACTTTGATCCAAACAAAAAATATCCAACGTTATTATATGCACAAGGAGGACCACAATCAGCATTGTCTCAATTCTATTCTTTCCGTTGGAACTTTCAGTTAATGGCTGCAGAGGGGTACATTATAGTAGCTCCTAACCGTAGAGGAATGCCAGGACATGGAGTAGAGTGGAATGAAGCAATTTCTAAAGATTGGGCAGGTAAGCCAATGCAAGACTACTTAGCAGCTATCGATGATGTAGCGAAAGAGAAGTATGTAGATAGAGATAGATTAGGAGCTGTAGGAGCTAGTTATGGAGGATATTCAGTATTCTACTTAGCAGGTATCCATGAGAACCGTTTCAAATCATTTATTTCACACTGTGGAGTATTTGATTTAGTAAGTATGTATGGTACTACAGAAGAGGTATTCTTCCCTAACTTTGATACAGGTGGAGCATACTGGGAAAAAGATAATAAAGATGCCCAAAATGCTATTACTAACTTTAACCCTATTAATAATGTGGATAAGTGGAATACACCTATCTTAATTATCCAAGGTGGTAAAGACTACCGTGTGCCTATTGGACAAGGACAAGAAGCTTTTCAAGCTGCTCAATTAAGAGGTGTGAAAAGTAGATTCTTATATTTACCGGATGAAAATCACTGGGTAGTAAGACCACAAAACGCACAAGTCTGGCAAGGTGAATTCTTCCGTTGGTTGAAAGAAACACTTTAG
- a CDS encoding dicarboxylate/amino acid:cation symporter, whose translation MKNNKLFIAIIIALVLGVVFGSIYHYAFPEYIPAFAENIKLLGTIFIRLVQMIIAPLVFCTLVVGIAKMGDMSMVGRVGAKAMGWFVTASLVSLTIGLVLVNWFKPGVGANFDLNNVSGASDLLTKTDSLSLQSFVEHLIPKSIFEAFAHNEILQIVVFSVFFGIALSTLGKKGKSVIKLFDKISEVVLKMVTYIMWTAPLGVLGAIASAVALYGLSIFLTYGKYLIAFASGLAILWAILILVGYLIIGKDVWRLLKAIKEPLLIAFSTTSSEAVFPKLVEQLKAYGCSPKIVSFTLPLGYSFNLDGSMMYLTFASIFIAQIYDVHMSLADQILMLLVLMVTSKGVAGVPRASLIVIVATCAMFNIPPEGIAFILPIDHFCDMGRSMTNVLGNALSTAAIDKFETKNEQTKQLS comes from the coding sequence ATGAAAAACAACAAACTTTTTATAGCAATTATCATTGCCCTTGTGCTAGGTGTTGTATTTGGAAGTATCTATCATTATGCTTTCCCTGAATATATCCCAGCATTTGCAGAAAACATCAAGTTATTAGGAACTATCTTCATCCGTTTAGTTCAGATGATTATTGCTCCATTAGTATTTTGTACTTTGGTAGTAGGTATTGCCAAAATGGGAGATATGAGTATGGTTGGCCGAGTAGGAGCTAAGGCAATGGGATGGTTTGTTACTGCGTCTTTAGTTTCGCTAACTATTGGGCTAGTCTTAGTTAACTGGTTTAAACCAGGTGTAGGTGCTAATTTTGATTTAAACAATGTTTCTGGAGCAAGTGATTTACTAACTAAAACGGATTCTTTAAGTTTACAATCATTCGTAGAACACTTAATTCCTAAAAGTATATTCGAAGCTTTTGCTCATAATGAAATTCTACAAATAGTAGTGTTCTCTGTATTTTTTGGAATAGCTCTTTCTACCTTAGGTAAAAAAGGAAAGTCTGTAATCAAACTATTTGATAAAATATCAGAAGTAGTTCTTAAGATGGTGACTTACATCATGTGGACTGCTCCATTAGGAGTATTAGGAGCTATCGCAAGTGCTGTAGCACTTTATGGACTATCTATCTTCCTAACATATGGAAAATATCTAATCGCCTTTGCTTCTGGATTAGCTATATTATGGGCTATTCTAATTTTAGTCGGATATCTAATCATAGGAAAAGATGTTTGGAGATTGCTAAAAGCGATTAAAGAACCTCTATTAATTGCCTTCTCGACAACAAGTAGCGAAGCTGTATTCCCTAAGTTAGTAGAGCAATTAAAAGCTTATGGTTGTTCTCCAAAAATTGTTTCATTTACCTTACCTTTGGGATACTCTTTTAATTTAGATGGAAGTATGATGTATCTTACATTTGCCTCTATTTTTATTGCACAGATATACGATGTACACATGAGTTTAGCTGACCAAATACTGATGCTATTAGTACTTATGGTTACCAGTAAAGGTGTAGCTGGAGTTCCACGTGCATCATTAATTGTTATTGTTGCTACTTGTGCTATGTTTAACATTCCTCCTGAAGGGATTGCGTTTATCTTACCTATAGATCACTTCTGTGATATGGGAAGAAGTATGACAAACGTATTAGGTAACGCATTATCAACTGCTGCAATTGATAAATTTGAAACAAAAAACGAACAAACTAAACAATTAAGTTAG
- a CDS encoding NifU family protein: MASQTIKENVEKALDEIRPFLQSDGGDITLIDIVDGKHVQVRLEGACTSCSVNQMTLSAGVETTIKKYAPEIESVVNVG; this comes from the coding sequence ATGGCATCACAAACTATAAAAGAGAATGTTGAAAAAGCGTTAGACGAGATTCGTCCGTTTTTACAATCAGATGGAGGAGATATTACCTTAATTGATATCGTTGACGGTAAGCATGTTCAAGTTCGTTTAGAAGGAGCTTGTACTTCGTGTAGCGTAAACCAAATGACGCTAAGTGCTGGAGTAGAAACAACAATTAAAAAGTATGCTCCAGAAATTGAATCTGTAGTTAATGTGGGATAA
- a CDS encoding 2Fe-2S iron-sulfur cluster-binding protein: MAEDIKITIIDREGQTHEIDAPTNMGMNMMEVVRAYELVEEGTFGICGGMLMCASCQCYVINGDEVELPEMGDEEDALLASDARNVKPTSRLSCQIPADEKAEGLVFEIAPIG; encoded by the coding sequence ATGGCTGAAGATATTAAAATAACCATTATTGATCGCGAAGGACAAACTCACGAAATAGATGCTCCCACTAATATGGGAATGAATATGATGGAAGTTGTTCGCGCTTATGAATTAGTAGAGGAAGGAACTTTTGGAATATGTGGAGGGATGTTAATGTGTGCTTCGTGCCAATGCTATGTGATAAATGGAGACGAAGTTGAACTACCTGAGATGGGTGATGAAGAGGACGCCCTGTTGGCTTCAGATGCTCGTAATGTTAAACCTACTAGCAGACTTAGCTGTCAGATACCTGCAGATGAGAAAGCAGAGGGATTAGTATTCGAAATCGCTCCGATTGGATAA
- a CDS encoding NAD(P)/FAD-dependent oxidoreductase — MVETDIIIIGAGPTGLFAVFEAGLLKLKCHLIDGLPQPGGQLTELYPKKPIFDIPGYPSVGAAELIDNLMEQIKQFQPGFTLNEVAETVEKLEDGTFIVTTNKGTKHHGKAVAIAGGLGSFEPRKPELANLAFYEEKGVEYFVKKPEMFAGKKIVIAGGGDSALDWSIFLADVAAEVNLVHRRNEFRGALDSVEKVQVLKDQGKINMLTPGEIVELKGTDKLEAVVVDIDGEKREIACDYFIPLFGLTPKLGPIADWGLEIEKNAIKVNNALDYQTNIPGIYAIGDVNIYPGKLKLILCGFHEATLMCQSVYNMLNPGKKFVLKYTTVSGINGFDGTRKEAEKAVVKSID, encoded by the coding sequence ATGGTTGAGACCGATATAATAATTATTGGAGCGGGCCCTACGGGTCTGTTCGCTGTATTCGAAGCAGGATTATTAAAACTAAAATGTCATCTAATAGATGGACTTCCACAACCTGGAGGTCAACTTACAGAATTGTATCCTAAAAAACCTATTTTTGATATCCCTGGATATCCTAGTGTAGGGGCAGCAGAGTTGATTGATAATCTTATGGAACAAATCAAGCAATTTCAACCTGGCTTTACATTAAATGAGGTTGCGGAAACTGTAGAAAAGCTAGAAGATGGTACTTTTATTGTTACTACTAATAAGGGGACAAAACATCATGGTAAAGCAGTGGCAATTGCAGGTGGATTGGGGTCTTTTGAACCACGTAAACCTGAGCTTGCTAATCTTGCATTTTATGAAGAAAAAGGGGTAGAGTACTTCGTGAAGAAACCTGAAATGTTCGCAGGTAAAAAGATTGTCATTGCAGGTGGAGGTGACTCTGCTCTAGATTGGAGTATCTTTTTAGCTGACGTAGCTGCTGAAGTGAACTTAGTTCATAGACGTAATGAATTCCGTGGTGCTCTAGATTCAGTTGAGAAAGTACAAGTACTAAAGGATCAAGGAAAAATTAATATGCTAACTCCTGGTGAGATAGTTGAATTAAAAGGGACTGATAAATTAGAGGCTGTAGTAGTCGATATTGATGGAGAAAAGCGTGAAATAGCTTGTGATTATTTTATTCCATTGTTTGGATTAACTCCAAAATTAGGGCCTATTGCAGATTGGGGATTAGAAATCGAGAAGAATGCAATTAAGGTAAATAATGCACTAGATTATCAAACGAATATACCTGGTATTTATGCTATTGGTGACGTTAACATTTACCCTGGTAAATTAAAATTAATCTTATGTGGATTCCATGAAGCGACTTTAATGTGTCAAAGCGTTTATAATATGCTTAATCCAGGTAAGAAATTTGTACTTAAATATACTACTGTTTCTGGTATTAATGGATTTGATGGTACACGTAAGGAAGCTGAAAAGGCAGTAGTTAAATCAATTGACTAA
- a CDS encoding aminopeptidase C: MYKNQLKAWVLALMLSAGYSVSTFAQDNLVNSLKLNASAKSKELFTFNDVVNIENTSIKNQGSSGTCWSYSANSFLESEMMRMGKRPVEISQIFSARNAYIEKGKMYVKMHGAVTLGDGGAFHDVMNMYKKYGAVPQSVYSGLNYGTTTNKFGEMAAVQEGILKAIVSNPNKKLTPNWEKAYTAAIDAYLGEAPKEFTWEGKKYTPQSFAKEVVGINADEYVEIGSDLNYPMYEKFVLLVPDNWAFDQVYNVQMNELTDIIDNAVSNGFSVAWAGDVSEKYFSWKNGVAFVPEKDWEDMTTEEKDDMFNGPKPERKVTPEMRQEAFDNYTTTDDHGMHIVGISKDQKGREYYIIKNSWGTTNDYKGYMYMSKEYVKYKTTDIMIHKDGIPKSIAKKLKL; the protein is encoded by the coding sequence ATGTATAAAAACCAATTAAAAGCATGGGTATTAGCCTTAATGCTGTCAGCCGGATATTCTGTAAGCACTTTTGCTCAGGATAATTTAGTCAACTCTTTAAAGCTAAACGCGAGTGCTAAAAGTAAAGAGTTATTTACATTCAATGATGTTGTGAACATCGAGAATACTTCAATTAAAAATCAAGGTTCTTCGGGAACATGTTGGTCTTATTCTGCTAATTCATTTTTAGAGTCAGAAATGATGAGAATGGGGAAACGTCCTGTGGAGATCTCTCAAATATTTTCGGCGCGTAATGCTTATATTGAGAAAGGTAAAATGTATGTAAAGATGCATGGAGCTGTTACTTTAGGTGACGGAGGAGCATTTCACGATGTAATGAATATGTATAAGAAATATGGAGCTGTACCTCAATCAGTATATTCAGGTTTAAACTATGGAACTACAACTAATAAGTTTGGTGAAATGGCTGCTGTTCAAGAGGGAATTCTTAAAGCTATCGTATCTAATCCAAATAAAAAATTAACTCCTAACTGGGAGAAAGCTTATACCGCAGCGATAGATGCTTATCTAGGTGAAGCTCCTAAAGAGTTTACATGGGAAGGTAAAAAATATACACCACAGAGTTTTGCTAAGGAAGTAGTAGGTATTAATGCTGATGAATATGTAGAGATTGGCTCTGATTTAAACTACCCTATGTATGAGAAATTCGTATTATTAGTACCTGATAATTGGGCTTTTGATCAAGTTTATAATGTGCAGATGAATGAGTTAACCGATATTATCGACAATGCTGTTAGCAATGGATTTTCTGTAGCATGGGCTGGTGATGTGAGTGAGAAATATTTTAGCTGGAAGAATGGTGTGGCTTTTGTACCAGAAAAAGATTGGGAGGATATGACTACAGAAGAGAAAGATGACATGTTTAACGGGCCTAAACCTGAACGTAAAGTCACTCCTGAGATGCGTCAAGAAGCTTTTGATAATTATACAACTACTGATGATCACGGAATGCATATTGTAGGTATTTCTAAAGATCAGAAAGGACGTGAGTATTATATCATTAAGAACTCTTGGGGAACTACGAATGACTATAAGGGATATATGTATATGAGTAAAGAGTATGTGAAGTACAAAACAACTGATATCATGATCCATAAAGATGGTATTCCAAAAAGTATTGCGAAGAAATTAAAATTATAA
- a CDS encoding mechanosensitive ion channel family protein, translating into MEKFTVGLDVMITNMMGALPKIGVGVLILVIGGFIIKSFLKGLRHRFEKKNMEKSLRGFLLSIIQASLYVLLLVTAASTMGIETTSFLTIFASAGLAIGLALQGSLSNFAGGVLILLFKPFKVGEYISNTGGVEGTVEKIDLLYTTITGATGLKIYCPNGPLANSVITNYSDITSRRYDFVVGISYDANIKTAQNVIQEALAKHKEVKQDPKPIIFVNNLADSSVNLNVRVWMDKANYWDTVFVIQQIVKNALDDANIEIPFPQRDVHVINDKHIRD; encoded by the coding sequence ATGGAAAAATTTACTGTTGGATTAGATGTGATGATTACAAATATGATGGGAGCCTTACCTAAGATAGGGGTAGGTGTACTGATATTAGTAATCGGAGGTTTTATTATTAAATCATTTTTAAAAGGATTACGTCACCGTTTTGAGAAGAAGAATATGGAGAAGTCTCTTAGAGGCTTCTTGCTAAGTATTATTCAGGCTTCATTATATGTGTTGTTGTTAGTGACAGCAGCCTCTACTATGGGGATTGAGACGACTTCATTCTTGACGATATTTGCTTCTGCTGGTTTAGCTATAGGCTTAGCTCTTCAAGGGAGTTTATCTAATTTCGCAGGAGGGGTATTAATCTTGTTGTTTAAACCTTTTAAAGTTGGAGAGTATATTTCTAATACAGGAGGTGTAGAGGGAACTGTTGAGAAAATAGACTTATTGTATACTACTATTACAGGTGCTACAGGGTTAAAGATCTATTGTCCTAATGGACCATTAGCCAACTCAGTGATTACGAATTATAGCGATATTACTTCTCGTAGATATGATTTCGTAGTGGGTATTTCGTATGATGCAAATATTAAAACAGCTCAGAATGTTATTCAAGAAGCATTAGCTAAACATAAAGAGGTGAAGCAAGATCCTAAGCCTATCATCTTTGTAAATAACTTAGCGGATAGCTCTGTAAACTTAAATGTACGTGTATGGATGGATAAAGCTAATTATTGGGATACAGTTTTTGTGATTCAACAAATAGTGAAAAATGCTTTAGATGATGCTAATATAGAGATTCCTTTTCCACAGCGAGATGTACATGTTATCAATGATAAACATATTAGAGATTAA
- a CDS encoding DedA family protein — protein MDEFTISQLINPEFYINLQIAGHSIGIYVVLFIVFAETGLFAGFFLPGDSLLFLSGIYSTALMAEVFPIESDFGNVALLSTLVALAGILGNSFGYWFGRKSGNYLYNVKDNFIYKKKYLYESKVFFERHGGRAIIFARFLPVVRTFAPIIAGIVHMDIKKFMLYNVISSFLWATTLIFAGHYLQVWLLNDYGIDLKHYIEYIILFLVLVTTLPIVMKLIKSKGGKQEAENIDEA, from the coding sequence ATGGACGAATTCACAATATCACAACTTATCAACCCTGAATTCTATATCAATTTACAGATAGCAGGACACTCAATAGGAATATATGTAGTTTTATTTATTGTATTTGCAGAAACAGGTCTATTCGCAGGTTTTTTCTTACCAGGAGATAGCTTACTATTCTTATCTGGTATTTACAGTACTGCACTAATGGCTGAAGTATTTCCTATAGAAAGTGACTTCGGTAACGTAGCTTTATTATCTACTCTTGTAGCATTAGCAGGTATTCTAGGAAATAGTTTTGGATATTGGTTTGGTAGGAAAAGTGGAAATTATCTCTATAACGTAAAAGACAACTTTATCTATAAGAAAAAATATCTTTATGAATCTAAAGTTTTCTTCGAGAGACATGGAGGTAGAGCAATTATCTTTGCGCGTTTTTTACCTGTAGTTAGAACATTTGCTCCTATTATAGCAGGAATTGTACATATGGACATAAAGAAGTTTATGTTGTATAATGTAATTAGTTCTTTCTTATGGGCGACTACTTTAATCTTTGCTGGTCACTATTTACAAGTTTGGTTATTGAATGATTATGGTATTGATCTAAAACACTATATTGAATATATCATTCTTTTCTTAGTATTAGTCACTACTCTTCCTATCGTAATGAAACTTATCAAAAGTAAAGGAGGAAAACAAGAAGCTGAAAATATAGACGAAGCTTAG